Proteins encoded within one genomic window of Papio anubis isolate 15944 unplaced genomic scaffold, Panubis1.0 scaffold66, whole genome shotgun sequence:
- the LOC101011076 gene encoding zinc finger protein 285 isoform X1, whose amino-acid sequence MRRGTGRMLQATLFGMLGSAFPESCPFQKEDDMIKFQERVTFKDVAVVFTKEELALLDKAQINLYQDVMLENFRNLISVGDGIKNNILNLQEKGLSYLSQEVLRCWQIWKQRIRDLTVSQDYVMNLQEECSPHLEDVSLCEEWAGVSLQISKNENYVVNAIIKNQDITAWQGLTQVLTPESWRKANIMTEPQNSQGRYKGIYMEEKLYRRTRHDGSLNWTARDHHESQECKGEDPGRHPDCGKNLGMKSTVEQHNAARVVPQPFTCNNCGVAFADDTDPRVHHSAHLGEKSYKCDQYGKNFIQSQDLIVHCKTHSSETPYEFHEWPMGCKQSSHLPRYQKVPPGDKPYKCKECGKGFRRNSSLHNHHRVHTGDMPYKCDVCGKGFGFRSLLCIHQGVHTGKKPYKCDECGKGFDQSSNLLVHQRVHTGEKPYKCSECGKCFSSSSVLQVHWRFHTGEKPYRCGECGKGFSQSTHLHIHQRVHTGEKPYKCNVCGKDFAYSSVLHTHQRVHTGEKPYKCEVCGKCFSYSSYFHLHQRDHNREKPYKCDECGKGFSRNSDLHVHLRVHTGERPYKCKACGKGFSRNSYLLAHQRVHIDETQYTHCEHGKDLLTHQRLCEQRETL is encoded by the exons ATGCGCCGTGGTACCGGACGCATGCTTCAGGCGACATTGTTTGGGATGTTGGG TTCTGCTTTTCCAGAATCCTGCCCTTTCCAAAAGGAAGACGATATGATTAAGTTCCAG GAAAGGGTGACATTTAAGGATGTGGCTGTTGTCTTCACCAAGGAAGAGCTGGCACTATTGGATAAAGCCCAGATAAACCTGTACCAAGATGTGATGCTGGAAAACTTCAGGAACCTTATCTCAGTGG GAGATGGGATTAAAAACAACATTTTGAATCTTCAGGAAAAGGGGTTAAGTTACCTTTCGCAAGAAGTGCTTCGTTGCTGGCAGATTTGGAAACAAAGGATCCGGGATTTAACTGTGAGTCAGGATTATGTCATGAACCTTCAAGAAGAGTGTTCCCCACATTTAGAAGATGTTTCCCTCTGTGAAGAGTGGGCAGGCGTGTCTCTTcagatttctaaaaatgaaaactatgtaGTAAATGCCATTATCAAAAATCAAGATATCACAGCATGGCAAGGCCTGACACAGGTTCTTACCCCAGAATCGTGGAGGAAAGCCAACATAATGACCGAGCCCCAGAACTCTCAGGGAAGATATAAGGGAATTTACATGGAAGAGAAATTGTATAGACGTACTCGGCATGATGGCAGCCTCAATTGGACCGCACGTGATCATCATGAGTCCCAAGAATGTAAAGGAGAGGACCCTGGTAGACACCCCGACTGTGGGAAAAACTTGGGTATGAAATCAACAGTTGAACAACATAATGCGGCCCGTGTAGTACCACAGCCTTTCACATGTAATAACTGTGGGGTGGCCTTTGCAGATGATACAGATCCTCGTGTCCATCACAGCGCTCACCTAGGAGAAAAATCTTATAAATGTGACCAGTATGGAAAGAACTTTATTCAGAGCCAAGATCTTATTGTTCATTGTAAAACCCACTCAAGCGAGACTCCCTATGAGTTCCACGAATGGCCTATGGGCTGCAAACAGAGCTCACACCTTCCCAGATATCAGAAAGTCCCCCCGGGAGACaaaccctacaaatgtaaagaatgtggcaagGGCTTCAGGCGCAACTCCTCCCTTCACAACCATCATCGAGTCCACACAGGAGACATGCCCTACAAATGCGACGTATGTGGGAAAGGGTTTGGATTTAGGTCACTTCTTTGTATTCATCAGGGAGTACACACAGGGAAAAAGCCCTATAAATGTGATGAGTGTGGGAAGGGCTTTGATCAGAGCTCCAACCTTCTTGTCCATCAGCGagtccacactggagagaagccctacAAATGCAGTGAGTGTGGCAAGTGCTTTAGTTCAAGCTCCGTTCTTCAAGTCCACTGGAGGTTTCACACAGGGGAGAAACCTTATAGGTGTGGTGAGTGTGGAAAGGGCTTCAGCCAAAGTACACACCTTCACATTCACCAGAGAGTCCACACAGGGgagaaaccatacaaatgcaATGTGTGTGGAAAGGATTTTGCATATAGCTCTGTTCTTCACACTCATcagagagttcacactggagaaaaaccataTAAATGCGAAGTGTGTGGAAAGTGCTTTAGTTACAGCTCATATTTTCACTTACATCAAAGAGATCACAACAGAGAGAAACCATATAAATGTGATGAGTGTGGTAAAGGCTTCAGTCGGAATTCAGATCTTCATGTTCATCTCAGAGTCCACACAGGAGAGAGGCCCTATAAGTGTAAGGCATGTGGTAAGGGCTTCAGTCGTAATTCATACCTCCTTGCCCATCAGAGAGTGCATATAGATGAGACACAGTACACACATTGTGAGCATGGCAAGGACCTTCTGACTCATCAAAGACTATGTGAGCAGAGAGAAACATTATAA
- the LOC101011076 gene encoding zinc finger protein 285 isoform X2: MIRPRGWESCPFQKEDDMIKFQERVTFKDVAVVFTKEELALLDKAQINLYQDVMLENFRNLISVGDGIKNNILNLQEKGLSYLSQEVLRCWQIWKQRIRDLTVSQDYVMNLQEECSPHLEDVSLCEEWAGVSLQISKNENYVVNAIIKNQDITAWQGLTQVLTPESWRKANIMTEPQNSQGRYKGIYMEEKLYRRTRHDGSLNWTARDHHESQECKGEDPGRHPDCGKNLGMKSTVEQHNAARVVPQPFTCNNCGVAFADDTDPRVHHSAHLGEKSYKCDQYGKNFIQSQDLIVHCKTHSSETPYEFHEWPMGCKQSSHLPRYQKVPPGDKPYKCKECGKGFRRNSSLHNHHRVHTGDMPYKCDVCGKGFGFRSLLCIHQGVHTGKKPYKCDECGKGFDQSSNLLVHQRVHTGEKPYKCSECGKCFSSSSVLQVHWRFHTGEKPYRCGECGKGFSQSTHLHIHQRVHTGEKPYKCNVCGKDFAYSSVLHTHQRVHTGEKPYKCEVCGKCFSYSSYFHLHQRDHNREKPYKCDECGKGFSRNSDLHVHLRVHTGERPYKCKACGKGFSRNSYLLAHQRVHIDETQYTHCEHGKDLLTHQRLCEQRETL; this comes from the exons ATGATAAGGCCTCGTGGGTGGG AATCCTGCCCTTTCCAAAAGGAAGACGATATGATTAAGTTCCAG GAAAGGGTGACATTTAAGGATGTGGCTGTTGTCTTCACCAAGGAAGAGCTGGCACTATTGGATAAAGCCCAGATAAACCTGTACCAAGATGTGATGCTGGAAAACTTCAGGAACCTTATCTCAGTGG GAGATGGGATTAAAAACAACATTTTGAATCTTCAGGAAAAGGGGTTAAGTTACCTTTCGCAAGAAGTGCTTCGTTGCTGGCAGATTTGGAAACAAAGGATCCGGGATTTAACTGTGAGTCAGGATTATGTCATGAACCTTCAAGAAGAGTGTTCCCCACATTTAGAAGATGTTTCCCTCTGTGAAGAGTGGGCAGGCGTGTCTCTTcagatttctaaaaatgaaaactatgtaGTAAATGCCATTATCAAAAATCAAGATATCACAGCATGGCAAGGCCTGACACAGGTTCTTACCCCAGAATCGTGGAGGAAAGCCAACATAATGACCGAGCCCCAGAACTCTCAGGGAAGATATAAGGGAATTTACATGGAAGAGAAATTGTATAGACGTACTCGGCATGATGGCAGCCTCAATTGGACCGCACGTGATCATCATGAGTCCCAAGAATGTAAAGGAGAGGACCCTGGTAGACACCCCGACTGTGGGAAAAACTTGGGTATGAAATCAACAGTTGAACAACATAATGCGGCCCGTGTAGTACCACAGCCTTTCACATGTAATAACTGTGGGGTGGCCTTTGCAGATGATACAGATCCTCGTGTCCATCACAGCGCTCACCTAGGAGAAAAATCTTATAAATGTGACCAGTATGGAAAGAACTTTATTCAGAGCCAAGATCTTATTGTTCATTGTAAAACCCACTCAAGCGAGACTCCCTATGAGTTCCACGAATGGCCTATGGGCTGCAAACAGAGCTCACACCTTCCCAGATATCAGAAAGTCCCCCCGGGAGACaaaccctacaaatgtaaagaatgtggcaagGGCTTCAGGCGCAACTCCTCCCTTCACAACCATCATCGAGTCCACACAGGAGACATGCCCTACAAATGCGACGTATGTGGGAAAGGGTTTGGATTTAGGTCACTTCTTTGTATTCATCAGGGAGTACACACAGGGAAAAAGCCCTATAAATGTGATGAGTGTGGGAAGGGCTTTGATCAGAGCTCCAACCTTCTTGTCCATCAGCGagtccacactggagagaagccctacAAATGCAGTGAGTGTGGCAAGTGCTTTAGTTCAAGCTCCGTTCTTCAAGTCCACTGGAGGTTTCACACAGGGGAGAAACCTTATAGGTGTGGTGAGTGTGGAAAGGGCTTCAGCCAAAGTACACACCTTCACATTCACCAGAGAGTCCACACAGGGgagaaaccatacaaatgcaATGTGTGTGGAAAGGATTTTGCATATAGCTCTGTTCTTCACACTCATcagagagttcacactggagaaaaaccataTAAATGCGAAGTGTGTGGAAAGTGCTTTAGTTACAGCTCATATTTTCACTTACATCAAAGAGATCACAACAGAGAGAAACCATATAAATGTGATGAGTGTGGTAAAGGCTTCAGTCGGAATTCAGATCTTCATGTTCATCTCAGAGTCCACACAGGAGAGAGGCCCTATAAGTGTAAGGCATGTGGTAAGGGCTTCAGTCGTAATTCATACCTCCTTGCCCATCAGAGAGTGCATATAGATGAGACACAGTACACACATTGTGAGCATGGCAAGGACCTTCTGACTCATCAAAGACTATGTGAGCAGAGAGAAACATTATAA
- the LOC101011076 gene encoding zinc finger protein 285 isoform X3, which produces MIKFQERVTFKDVAVVFTKEELALLDKAQINLYQDVMLENFRNLISVGDGIKNNILNLQEKGLSYLSQEVLRCWQIWKQRIRDLTVSQDYVMNLQEECSPHLEDVSLCEEWAGVSLQISKNENYVVNAIIKNQDITAWQGLTQVLTPESWRKANIMTEPQNSQGRYKGIYMEEKLYRRTRHDGSLNWTARDHHESQECKGEDPGRHPDCGKNLGMKSTVEQHNAARVVPQPFTCNNCGVAFADDTDPRVHHSAHLGEKSYKCDQYGKNFIQSQDLIVHCKTHSSETPYEFHEWPMGCKQSSHLPRYQKVPPGDKPYKCKECGKGFRRNSSLHNHHRVHTGDMPYKCDVCGKGFGFRSLLCIHQGVHTGKKPYKCDECGKGFDQSSNLLVHQRVHTGEKPYKCSECGKCFSSSSVLQVHWRFHTGEKPYRCGECGKGFSQSTHLHIHQRVHTGEKPYKCNVCGKDFAYSSVLHTHQRVHTGEKPYKCEVCGKCFSYSSYFHLHQRDHNREKPYKCDECGKGFSRNSDLHVHLRVHTGERPYKCKACGKGFSRNSYLLAHQRVHIDETQYTHCEHGKDLLTHQRLCEQRETL; this is translated from the exons ATGATTAAGTTCCAG GAAAGGGTGACATTTAAGGATGTGGCTGTTGTCTTCACCAAGGAAGAGCTGGCACTATTGGATAAAGCCCAGATAAACCTGTACCAAGATGTGATGCTGGAAAACTTCAGGAACCTTATCTCAGTGG GAGATGGGATTAAAAACAACATTTTGAATCTTCAGGAAAAGGGGTTAAGTTACCTTTCGCAAGAAGTGCTTCGTTGCTGGCAGATTTGGAAACAAAGGATCCGGGATTTAACTGTGAGTCAGGATTATGTCATGAACCTTCAAGAAGAGTGTTCCCCACATTTAGAAGATGTTTCCCTCTGTGAAGAGTGGGCAGGCGTGTCTCTTcagatttctaaaaatgaaaactatgtaGTAAATGCCATTATCAAAAATCAAGATATCACAGCATGGCAAGGCCTGACACAGGTTCTTACCCCAGAATCGTGGAGGAAAGCCAACATAATGACCGAGCCCCAGAACTCTCAGGGAAGATATAAGGGAATTTACATGGAAGAGAAATTGTATAGACGTACTCGGCATGATGGCAGCCTCAATTGGACCGCACGTGATCATCATGAGTCCCAAGAATGTAAAGGAGAGGACCCTGGTAGACACCCCGACTGTGGGAAAAACTTGGGTATGAAATCAACAGTTGAACAACATAATGCGGCCCGTGTAGTACCACAGCCTTTCACATGTAATAACTGTGGGGTGGCCTTTGCAGATGATACAGATCCTCGTGTCCATCACAGCGCTCACCTAGGAGAAAAATCTTATAAATGTGACCAGTATGGAAAGAACTTTATTCAGAGCCAAGATCTTATTGTTCATTGTAAAACCCACTCAAGCGAGACTCCCTATGAGTTCCACGAATGGCCTATGGGCTGCAAACAGAGCTCACACCTTCCCAGATATCAGAAAGTCCCCCCGGGAGACaaaccctacaaatgtaaagaatgtggcaagGGCTTCAGGCGCAACTCCTCCCTTCACAACCATCATCGAGTCCACACAGGAGACATGCCCTACAAATGCGACGTATGTGGGAAAGGGTTTGGATTTAGGTCACTTCTTTGTATTCATCAGGGAGTACACACAGGGAAAAAGCCCTATAAATGTGATGAGTGTGGGAAGGGCTTTGATCAGAGCTCCAACCTTCTTGTCCATCAGCGagtccacactggagagaagccctacAAATGCAGTGAGTGTGGCAAGTGCTTTAGTTCAAGCTCCGTTCTTCAAGTCCACTGGAGGTTTCACACAGGGGAGAAACCTTATAGGTGTGGTGAGTGTGGAAAGGGCTTCAGCCAAAGTACACACCTTCACATTCACCAGAGAGTCCACACAGGGgagaaaccatacaaatgcaATGTGTGTGGAAAGGATTTTGCATATAGCTCTGTTCTTCACACTCATcagagagttcacactggagaaaaaccataTAAATGCGAAGTGTGTGGAAAGTGCTTTAGTTACAGCTCATATTTTCACTTACATCAAAGAGATCACAACAGAGAGAAACCATATAAATGTGATGAGTGTGGTAAAGGCTTCAGTCGGAATTCAGATCTTCATGTTCATCTCAGAGTCCACACAGGAGAGAGGCCCTATAAGTGTAAGGCATGTGGTAAGGGCTTCAGTCGTAATTCATACCTCCTTGCCCATCAGAGAGTGCATATAGATGAGACACAGTACACACATTGTGAGCATGGCAAGGACCTTCTGACTCATCAAAGACTATGTGAGCAGAGAGAAACATTATAA